GCTTCGGGCAAGGTGGTGGCCATGAGGACGGGCAAGCGCCACCTGAACTGGCAGAAGTCGGGGAAGGAGATCCGGCAGAAGGGGCGGAAGTTCACCCTGGCGAAGCCGGAGGCGGAGCGCATCAAGCGCCTCATGCCTTACGAGTGAGGGGGTAGGGGATGCCGCGCGCCAAGACCGGGGTTGTCCGCCGCCGCAGGCACAAGAAGATCCTCAAGCTGGCCAAGGGGTACTGGGGCCTCCGCTCCAAGAGCTTCCGCAAGGCCCGGGAGACCCTCTTCGCCGCCGGGAACTACGCCTACCGGGACCGTAAGGCGAGGAAGCGGGAGTTCCGCAAGCTCTGGATCGTGCGCATCAACGCTGCCTGCCGCCAGCACGGCCTCAACTACTCCAGCTTCATGCATGGCCTCAAGAAGGCGGGGATTGAGCTGGACCGCAAGGCCCTGGCCGACCTGGCGGTGCGGGAGCCAAAGGCCTTCGCCGAGCTCGTGGAGAAGGCCAGGGCCGCCCAGGCCTAAGGCCCCCAAGGTGGGCGCCAGGCGCCGGGCCCTGGCGCCCCTTTCCGTGAGGATGGTGGCCGAGATCTACGTTCTCCTGGTGGCGGCCCTGCCCGTGGTGGAGCTCCGGGGGGCGATTCCCCTGGGGGTAGCCCTGGGCCTCTCCCCTTGGGAGGCCTTTCTGTTGGCCCTCTTGGGGAACCTCCTGGTGGCCCCGGTGGCCCTTATCCTCCTCCCCTGGGCCCTTGGGGTGGCCACCCGGGTGCCCCTGCTCCTCCGGATCTGGCGGGCCCTCGAGGCCCGGGTCCGCTTGAGGGGCGAGGAGCGGGTCCAGCGCCTGGGGGCCTTGGGCCTTTTCCTCTTCGTGGCCGTGCCCCTTCCCGGCAGCGGGGCCTGGAGCGGGAGCCTCCTCGCCGTGGTCCTGGGCCTCAGACGCCGCTACGCCCTCCTCGCCATCTCCCTTGGGGTGGTGGCCGCAGGCCTCCTGATCCTCCTCCTCACCGGCGGGGCCGTGGCCGGGCTAAACTACCTGGGATGACCGCCCTCCTCCTTCCCCTGGCCTACCTGGTGGGGGCCCTCCCCTTGGGCTACTGGCTGGCCAGGAGGCGGGGGGTGGACCTGCGCACGGCGAGCCCCTACGCCCTGGGCCTGGAGAGCGCCCTGAAGCGGCTAGGTTTCGGTACCCTTGTCCTTTCCTTCCTCCTGGACCTCCTCAAGGGCTACCTGCCCCTCCTCTTGGGTCGGGCCTTGGGCTTGGGGCTTGGGGAGCTCCTGCTCCTGGGGGTGGCCATCTACCTGGGCCACCTCTACCCCCTCCTCCTCCGGGACCCCTGGCCCCTGAGGGCCAAGGGGGCGGGGGTGCTCCTCGGGGTCCTGGCGGGCCTCCCCCTCGCGCCCGCCTTGGGGATGGTGCCCCTGGCCCTGGCCCTCGTCCTCTACGCCCTCACCGGCTACGCCTCCTTGGCCGCCTTGGCCCTGCCCCTGGGCCTCTTCCTGGTCCTCCTCTTCGGGGGGTTTGCCCTGGGCGAGGCGCTCCTAGGCCTCCTCCTCTTCCTCCTCGCCCTCTGGCGGTACAAGGAGAACCTGGGGCGGATCCTCGAGGGCACCGAGCCCAAGCTGGGGGAGCCTCTGCCCCTCCCCTCGGAGAGGCAGGTGGTCTGCGCCTTCCTTATCCACCCCCTCACCGTGGAGGACTTCTGGCAAAGCCCCCGCTTCCGCTGGCTTAGGCCCCTCGTGCGCCTGGGCCTCCTCAGGCAGGCCACCATGGAGCGCCTGGCCGAGCGCTTCCGCCCCATGAAGGTGGGGGAGGTGCGGGGGGTGAGGACGGCGGACGGCCGGGAGGTCCTCTGCCACCTCATCTCCGCCCCCCTCCTGCCCCACCAGATCAAGGGAAAGCCCGATCTGGCGGTGAAGCGGGCCATCCAGGGGGCGAGGCTCGCCAGGGAGCTTGGGGCCACGGTGGTGGGCCTCGGGGCCTTTTGGAGCGTGGTGGGGGAGAAGGGCCTAAGGGTGCAGGAGGCCGTCCCCGGGATAGAGGTCACCAACGGCGGGGCCTACACCGCGGGCACGGTGAGGGCGGCCATCCCCAGGATCCTCGCCCACTTCGCCCAAAGCGGCAAGGACCCCAAGGCGGCCACGGCGGCGGTGGTGGGGGCGAATGGGGTGGTGGCCTTCGGCATCGCCCGGCAGATCGCCCCCTACGTGGGGCGGCTCATCCTGGTGGGACGGGACCGGGAGAGGCTTTCCCGGGCAGCGGAGACCCTGAAGAAGAACCTGGAAAGGAAGGGGGAGGCCCCGGAGATTCTGGTCACCACCGAGATCGGGGCCATCCGGGAGGCGGACCTGGTCTTCACCGCCACCAGCGACCCCAACCCCGTCATCTACCCGGAGCACGTGAAGCCCGGAGCCTGGATCTACGACGAGGGCGTCCCCCCGGACGTGCACGGGAGCGTGCGGCAGGTGCCGGGGGTCAGGGTCATCCCCGGGGGGGTGGTGCGGCTTCCCGGGGAGGCCCGGGCCACCCTGGACCTCCACTTCGGGGCCCCGGACCAGGTCCCCGCCTGCCTGGCGGAGACCATGATCCTGGCGGCGGAAGGGGCCTTTGAGCGGAAGAGCCTGGGGGGCGAGGTGAAGGCGGAGAACATCCAGTTCTTCGTGGACCGGGCCGAGGCCCTGGGCTTTAAGGTGGTGGAGTAGTGTGGCTCCTCCTTTCCCCCACCCGCCTCGAGGCCCCCTTCCTAAGGGGGGAGCCCTTCGCCTTCCTGGTCTGGAGAGGGCTTAGGGGTGAGGGCTTCGTCTACCTGGAGACCGGGGTGGGCAAGGTGAACGCCGCCATGGCCCTCACCGCCTACGCCCTCAGGCACCCGGTGGAGAGGGCCCTCCTCTTCGGCCTCGCCGGGGCCTACCCGGGCTCGGGCCTCGCCCCGGGCCAGCTGGTCCTCATCGGGGAGGAGGTGGAGGCGGACCTGGGCCTCCGGGAAGGCCTGGAACCCCTGGGCTTTCCCGCCCTCAGGAAGGGAGGGAAGCGCTACTACAACCGCTTTCCCCTAGACTCAGCCCTCACCGCTTCCCTGGCGGAGGCCCTGGGCCTAACGGTGGTCACCGGCCTCACCCGGGACCTGGTCTCGGAGAGCCCGGGGGAGGCCGCCGCCTTGGCCGAGGGGTGGGGGGCCCAGGTGGAGAGCATGGAGGGGGCGGCCTTCGCCCGGGCCTGCCTGGCCCTGGGGCTCAGGGGGGCGGAGCTCAGGGCCATCTCCAATCCCGCCGGGGTGCGGGACAAGGGGGCCTGGCGGGTGGAGAAGGCGGTGAAGAGCCTGGGGGAGGCCCTTCTCCGCATCCTGGAAGGAAGGGGAGGGCCTTAGGCCCTCCCCAAAGGGCACTGCGCCTCAAGCGCTCTTGTAGACCTCCTCGGCCACCTCCCAGTTGAGGACGTTCCAGATGGCCTGGAGGTAATCCGCCCGGCGGTTTTGGTACTTGAGGTAGTAGGCGTGCTCCCAGACGTCAATCCCCACGATGGGGGCCAAGCCCTCCATCAGGGGGTTGTCCTGGTTGGCCGTGGAGAGGACGTGGAGCTTGCCGAAGGGGTCCTTGACCAGCCAGGCCCAGCCGGAGCCGAAGCGGCCCATGGCCGCCTGGGTGAGCTTCTCCTTGAGGGCGGCGAAGCCGCCAAACTGCTCGTCAATGGCCTTCTTAAGCTCCCCCACGGGCTCCTGGGACCCACCCGGGGTGAGGAGGCGCCAGAAGAGGCTATGGTTCAGGTGCCCGCCCCCGTTGTTGCGCACGGCGGTCTGGATGTCGGCGGGGAGGGCGGCGAGGTGCCGAAGGAGGGTCTCCACCTCGGCCCCCTGGAGGTAGGGGTACTTCTCCAGGGCGGCGTTGAGGTTGGTGACATAGGCCCCGTGGTGCTTCTGGTGGTGGATCTCCATGGTCTTGGCGTCGATGTGGGGCTCGAGGGCCTCGTAGGGGTAGCCTAGGTCGGGAAGCTTGAACGGGTAGGGCATAACACACCTCCGCCTTCCACTATAAGGGGCCCTTTTCCTTGGGCCGTGGCGGCCCTCACCTTCAGGCGCCCTCGTGGGGCTTGGCCAGCCTGATGGGCACCACGATCCGGTCAAACTCCTCCGCGGTGAGGTAGCCCAGCTCCAGGGCCGCCTGCTTCAGGGACTTCCTCTCCTTGAGGGCCTTCTTGACGATCTCCGCCGCCTTGTCGTAGCCGATGGCCTGGTTGAGGGCGGTGGCCAGCATGGGGTTCTTCTCCAGGTGCTCCCCGATGCGCTCCAGGTTGGGCGCAATCCCCCGGGCCAGGTGCTCGTCCAAGGAGGCCACGGCCTCCCCCAGGAGCTTGATGGACTCCAGGGCGGCATCCGCCATGACGGGCTTGTAGACGTTGAGCTGGAAGTTCCCCTGGCTCCCCGCGAAGGCCACGGCCAGGTCGTTGCCCAAGACCCGGGCCACGGCCATGGTGAGGGCCTCCACCTGGGTGGGGTTCACCTTGCCGGGCATGATGGAGCTTCCCGGTTCGTTGGCGGGGATGAAGATCTCCCCGATGCCGGCGTAGGGCCCGGAGGCCAGCCAGCGGATGTCGTTGCCCACCTTCATCAAGGCCCCGGCCAGGGCGCGGAGGGCCCCCATGAGGTGGACCAGCTCATCGTGGGCGGCCAGGGCGGCGAAGCGGTTCTCCGCTACCCGGAAGGGGAGGCCGGTCTCCTCGCTTAGGTAATGGGCCACCCGCTCCCCGAAGCGGGGGTGGGCGTTGAGGCCCGTACCCACGGCGGTGCCCCCGATGGCGAGGTTATAGAGGCCCTTTTCCGCCTCCTTGACCATGGCCAGGGTGTTCCTGAGCTGGGCCGCCCAGCTCCCCACCTCCTGGCCCAGGGTGATGGGCACGGCGTCCATGAGGTGGGTGCGGCCCACCTTGACGATGCCGTCAAAGGCCCTGGCCTTCTCCTCCAGGGTGGCGATGAGGCCCTCTACTGCGGGGTAGAGGTGCCGGTGAAGGGCCAAGGCGGTGGCCACGTACATGGCCGTGGGAAAGGTGTCGTTGGAGCTCTGGCCCCGGTTCACGTGGTCGTTGGGGTGGACGTGCTTGCTCCCCAGGGGCTTTCCCAGGAGCTCTGAGGCCCGGTTGGCGATCACCTCGTTGGCGTTCATGTTGGTCTGGGTGCCCGACCCCGTCTGGAAGACCACCAGGGGGAAGTGGTCGTCCAGCTTCCCGGCGATGACCTCCTCCGCCGCCTGGATGATGGCCCGGGCGATCTCCTCCGGGAGCTCCCCCAGCTCCAGGTTGGCTCTGGCGGCGGCCTTCTTCACCATCCCGTAGGCGCGGATGACCTCGAGGGGCATGCGGAAGCGCCAGGCCCCGATCCGGAAGTGCTCCAAAGAGCGCTGGGTCTGGGCCCCCCAGTAGCGGTCCGCCGGAACCCTAACCTCTCCCATGGTGTCCCGTTCCATCCGGTATTCCATAAGCTACCTCCAAGCCCGATTTTACGCCTCCTCCTCGTAGGGGTCGCGGAGCTCCACGGGCCTGCCCCTAAGCCCCGCCCTCAAGTTCAGCCACTCCACGAAGACGGCGAAGCCCATGGCGAAGTAGACGTACCCCTTGGGGATCTTCACCCCCGTGCCCTCGGCCACCAGGGTGAAACCGATGAGGAGGAGAAAGCTTAGAGCCAGCATCTTCACCGTAGGGTGGCGGTTGACGAAGGCGTAGATGCCCTTGGAGGCCAGGAGCATGAGGCTCACGGAGGTCAGGATGGCCGCCACCATCACCGGCACATGGGGGGTGAGGCCCACGGCGGTGATCACGGAGTCAACGGAGAAGACAATGTCCAGGAGGAGCACCTGGGCGATGACGCTCCTGAAGCTTGGGGCCACCCGCTTCACGGCGTGGCCCGGTTCCCCCTCCAGCTTTTCGTGGATCTCCTTGACGGACTTGTAGAGGAGGAAAAGCCCCCCGGCGATGAGGACCAGGTCCTTCCCCGTGACCTCCTGGCCCAGGAGGGCGAAGAGGGGCTTTTTTAGGGCCAGGATCCAGGCGATGGAGAGGAGGAAAAGGATGCGGGTGACGGCCGCCAAGGAAATCCCGATGACCCGGGCCCGCTCCTGCTCCTTCTTGGGGAGCTTGGAGGCCAGGATGCTGATGAAGATCACGTTGTCCACGCCCAGGACCACCTCGAGGGCCGTGAGGGTCAGGAAGGCCAGCCAGATCTCGGGGTTAGTGAGCCACTCCACGGGCAGGAGTCTACCCCTTCGCTGTAGACTTTTCCCATGGTGGACGTCCTGGTGGTGGGGGCGGGGCCGGTGGGGCTTGCGGCGGCCCTTTGGGCCAAGCGCTTGGGGCTTTCTCATCTGGTTCTGGAAAAGGGCACCGTAGCCGAGACCATCCGCCGCTTTCCCCGCGACCTGGTCTTCTTCTCCGAGGCCAAAAACATTGAGATCGGCGGGCACCCTCTGGTGGCCCATGGCCCCAAGCCCACCCGCAAGGAGGCCCTCCTCTACTACCAGAAGGTGGCGGAGCGGGAGGGGCTTCGGCTTGAGACCTACACCGAGGCCCTTTCCGTGGAGGGGAGGGAAGGGGGGTTTCGGGTGCGGGCCAGGGACCTCCTGAAGGGGGAGGAAAGGGTCTACGCCGCCCGGTACGTGGCGGTGGCCACGGGCTACTTTGACCGTCCCAACCGCCTTGGGGTCCCGGGGGAGGAGCACCCCCACGTCCTCCACCGCTACGAGGAGGCGGCCCCCTTTTGGGGCCGGAAGGTGGCCGTGGTGGGGGGGAGCAACTCCGCCGTGGAGGCGGCCTTGGACCTCTACCGGGGTGGGGCCCAGGTGACCCTGGTCCACCGGGGCCCATGGGTGCGGCCCAGCGTGAAGTACTGGCTCCTCCCCGACTTTGAGAACCGGGTCAAGGAGGGGAGTATCCGGGCGGTGATGGAGGCCAGGGTGGAGGCCATCGCCCCCGAGGGCCTTTGGCTCTTGCGCCCTTCGGGGAGGGAGTTTTTGGAGGCGGACTTCGTCCTGGTCCAGATCGGCTACCGGGCCGAGGACCGCCTCCTGAGGGAGGCGGGGGCGGCCTACGAGGGGGAGAGGCCTCTCCTTACCCCAGAAGGGGAGGCCTCCATCCCCGGGCTCTTCGCCATCGGCTCCTGCGCCTACGGGCCCGACACCCGCTCGGTCTTCATTGAAAACGGCCGGGAGGAGGCGGAAAGGGCCCTAAAGACCATAGCCCGGCGGCTCGCCCCTTGACACCTTTCAAGGGCCCGGCTACCATAGGGGCCAAGATGCGCTCCGTCCTCGCCCTATCCCTAGGCCTGGTCCTAATCGTAGGGCCGGCGGGGGGTAGGGCGTAGCCTTTTAGCGGCGCATCCTCAAACCCCCCGGAGAACCCGGGGGGTTTCGGTTTGGGAGGGGGAGATGAAGGGAGCGGAAGCACTCTTAAAGGCGTTGGAGCGGGAAGGGGTGGAGGTGATCTTTGGCCACCCGGGCGGGGCCATCATGCCCACTTACGATGCCCTCTACGATAGCCCCATCCGCCATATCCTGGTGCGCCACGAGCAAGGGGGTATCCATGCGGCCACCGCCTACGCCCGGGCCCTGGGCAGGGTGGGGGTGGTCATGGCCACCTCGGGCCCCGGGGCCTTGAACCTGGTGACGGGCCTAGCGGACGCCATGATGGACTCCACCCCGGTGGTGGCCATCACCGGGAACGTGCCCCGGGCCCTGATCGGTACCGACGCCTTCCAGGAGGCGGATGTGACCGGGGTCACCATGCCCATCACCAAGCACAACTACCTGGTCCAGGACGTGAACGAGATCCCCCGAATCGTCAAGGAGGCCTTTCACATCGCTTCAACCGGCCGCCCTGGCCCCGTGCTCATCGACATCCCCAAGGACGTGCAGCTGGCGGAGTTCACCGGGGAGTTTGACGTAGAGCTGGACCTCCCCGGCTACAAGCCCACCCTGAAGGGCCACCCCAAGCAGATAGAAAGGGCCCTGGATGCCCTGGAGAAGGCGGAGCGCCCCATCCTCATGGTGGGGGGCGGGGCCCAGCACGCCCACGCGGAGCTCCTGGCCTTCGCCGAGAGGACGGGCCTTCCCGTGATCACCACCCTGATGGGCCTCGGGCCTTCCCCGGGAACCATCCCCTTTGGCTCGGCATGCCGGGGATGCACGGCACCGTGACCGCCAACCGGGCCATCCACCACGCAGACGTGATCCTGGCCATCGGCCTCCGCTTTGACGACCGGGTCACGGGGAAGGTCTCCCGCTTCGCCCCCCACGCCCACACCATCGTCCACGTGGACATAGACCCGGCGGAGATCGGCAAGGTGGTGCGCACCCACATCCCCATCGTGGGGGACTCGAGGCTGGTCCTCAAGGAGATGCTCAAGGGGGCCAAGGCCCTTCGCCTTGCCAGCTGGTGGCGGGAACTAGAGGAGTGGCGCACCCGCCACCCCCTCCGCTGGAAGCCCAAGCCCCACCTGCAGAGCCAGGAGGTCATCCGGGCCTTCCACGAGGCCACGGGGGGGAACGCCATCGTCACCACCGGGGTGGGGCAGCACCAGATGTTCGCCGCCCAGTACTTCCCCGTGACCCGTCCCCGGAGCTTCCTCACCTCCGGGGGCCTCGGCACCATGGGCGTGGGCCTGCCCTTCGCCATCGGGGCCCAGATCGCCAGGCCCGAGGAGCTGGTCATAGACTTTGACGGGGATGGCTCCTTCCAGATGACCCTGCAGGAGCTGGCTACGGTGGTGAAGTACCGGCTCCCCGTCAAGGTGGTCGTCCTCAATAACGGCTACCTGGGCATGGTCCGCCAGTGGCAGGACCTCTTCCACGCCAGGCGCTACTCCGAGGTCTACCTGGCCGATTCCAACCCCGACTTCGCCAGGCTCGCCGAGGCCTACGGCATCCGGGGGGTGCGGGTGGAGCGGAAGGAGGACCTGAGGCGGGGCGTGGAGGCGGTCTTAAACGCCGATGGCCCCGTGGTGGCGGAGTTCAAGGTGTACCACGAGGAGGGGGTCTTCCCCATGATCCCCGCCGGGGGGGCGGCGGAGGACATGATCGTGGAAGACCCGCGGGAGAAGGAGGAGGTGGGGGCGTGAGGCACATCATCTCGGTCCTGGTCCAGGACCGTCCCCGGGTGTTGAACCGCATCACGAGCCTGTTTGCCCGGAGGGGCTTCAACCTGGAGAGCTTAGCCGTGGGCACCACCCACCAGCCGGGGCTTTCCCGCATCAGCCTGGTGGTCTCCGGGGACGACCGCACCTTGGAGCAGGTGGAGAAGCAGCTCAACCGGCTCATAGAGGTCCTGAAGGTGACGGACCACACCGAGCCCCACGTGGAGCGGGAGCTTTGCCTGGTCAAGGTCCACGTGGCGGGGTTGGAGGAGCGCCTGGCGGTCAAGGACATCCAGGAGGCCTTCCGGGCCCGGGTGGTGGACGTGGCCCAGAGGAGCCTGATCCTGGAGCTCACCGGCGACTCCGGCAAGGTGGACTCCTTCGTTGAGGCCCTGAGGCCTTACGGGATCCTCGAGGTCATGCGCACCGGCGCCGTGGCCATGAGCCGGGGCGAGAGGGTCCTGAAGGTCAGGGAGAAACGGGAGGCGGTATGAAGATCTACTACGAGCACGACGCGGACCTAGGTTTCCTTTCCGGCAAAAAGGTGGCGGTCCTGGGCTTCGGCTCCCAGGGGCACGCCCACGCCCTGAACCTCAAGGACTCAGGGGTGGACGTCAGGGTGGGCCTCCGCCCAGGCTCCAAGAGCTTTGCCAAGGCGGAAGGGGCGGGGCTTCGGGTCCTCCCCACCCGGGAGGCGGTGGCCGAGGCGGACCTGGTCATGGTCCTCCTCCCCGACGAGGTCCAAGGACGGGTCTACCGGGAGGAGGTGGAACCCCAACTGAGGGAGGGAGCCGCCCTAGCCTTCGCCCACGGCTTCAACATCCACTTCGGCCAGATCAAGCCCCGGCGGGACCTGGACGTCTTCATGGTGGCCCCTAAGGGCCCGGGCCACCTGGTGCGCTCGGAGTACCTGAAGGGAAGCGGGGTGCCCGCCTTGGTGGCGGTGCACCAGGACGCCTCAGGGAGCGCCTTCCCCACCGCCCTCGCCTACGCCAAGGCCATCGGCGCCGCCCGGGCCGGGGTCATCCCCACCACCTTCAAGGACGAGACGGAGACCGACCTCTTCGGGGAACAGGCGGTCTTGTGTGGGGGGCTCACCCGGCTCATCCAGGCGGGGTTTGAGACCCTGGTGGAGGCGGGCTACCCTCCGGAGATGGCCTACTTCGAGACGGTCCACGAGGTGAAGCTCATCGTGGACCTCATCTACGAGGCGGGGCTTTCCGGCATGCGCTACTCCATCTCCAACACCGCCGAGTACGGGGACTACACCCGGGGGGACCTGAGCGTGCCCGTGGAGGAAACCAAAAGGCGCATGCGGGAGATCCTGCGCCAGGTCCAGACCGGGGAGTTTGCCCGGGAGTGGATGCTAGAAAACCAAGCGGGCCAGCCCGTCCTGGAGGCGGGGCGCAAGCGCTGGAAGGCCCACCCCATTGAGGAGGTGGG
The genomic region above belongs to Thermus sediminis and contains:
- the ilvC gene encoding ketol-acid reductoisomerase — its product is MKIYYEHDADLGFLSGKKVAVLGFGSQGHAHALNLKDSGVDVRVGLRPGSKSFAKAEGAGLRVLPTREAVAEADLVMVLLPDEVQGRVYREEVEPQLREGAALAFAHGFNIHFGQIKPRRDLDVFMVAPKGPGHLVRSEYLKGSGVPALVAVHQDASGSAFPTALAYAKAIGAARAGVIPTTFKDETETDLFGEQAVLCGGLTRLIQAGFETLVEAGYPPEMAYFETVHEVKLIVDLIYEAGLSGMRYSISNTAEYGDYTRGDLSVPVEETKRRMREILRQVQTGEFAREWMLENQAGQPVLEAGRKRWKAHPIEEVGASLRAMMPFLKARVLEEVG
- the rpmI gene encoding 50S ribosomal protein L35, with product MGKMKTHKGAKGRVKVTASGKVVAMRTGKRHLNWQKSGKEIRQKGRKFTLAKPEAERIKRLMPYE
- the mqnB gene encoding futalosine hydrolase; its protein translation is MWLLLSPTRLEAPFLRGEPFAFLVWRGLRGEGFVYLETGVGKVNAAMALTAYALRHPVERALLFGLAGAYPGSGLAPGQLVLIGEEVEADLGLREGLEPLGFPALRKGGKRYYNRFPLDSALTASLAEALGLTVVTGLTRDLVSESPGEAAALAEGWGAQVESMEGAAFARACLALGLRGAELRAISNPAGVRDKGAWRVEKAVKSLGEALLRILEGRGGP
- a CDS encoding YpdA family putative bacillithiol disulfide reductase gives rise to the protein MVDVLVVGAGPVGLAAALWAKRLGLSHLVLEKGTVAETIRRFPRDLVFFSEAKNIEIGGHPLVAHGPKPTRKEALLYYQKVAEREGLRLETYTEALSVEGREGGFRVRARDLLKGEERVYAARYVAVATGYFDRPNRLGVPGEEHPHVLHRYEEAAPFWGRKVAVVGGSNSAVEAALDLYRGGAQVTLVHRGPWVRPSVKYWLLPDFENRVKEGSIRAVMEARVEAIAPEGLWLLRPSGREFLEADFVLVQIGYRAEDRLLREAGAAYEGERPLLTPEGEASIPGLFAIGSCAYGPDTRSVFIENGREEAERALKTIARRLAP
- a CDS encoding TerC family protein, whose product is MEWLTNPEIWLAFLTLTALEVVLGVDNVIFISILASKLPKKEQERARVIGISLAAVTRILFLLSIAWILALKKPLFALLGQEVTGKDLVLIAGGLFLLYKSVKEIHEKLEGEPGHAVKRVAPSFRSVIAQVLLLDIVFSVDSVITAVGLTPHVPVMVAAILTSVSLMLLASKGIYAFVNRHPTVKMLALSFLLLIGFTLVAEGTGVKIPKGYVYFAMGFAVFVEWLNLRAGLRGRPVELRDPYEEEA
- a CDS encoding superoxide dismutase gives rise to the protein MPYPFKLPDLGYPYEALEPHIDAKTMEIHHQKHHGAYVTNLNAALEKYPYLQGAEVETLLRHLAALPADIQTAVRNNGGGHLNHSLFWRLLTPGGSQEPVGELKKAIDEQFGGFAALKEKLTQAAMGRFGSGWAWLVKDPFGKLHVLSTANQDNPLMEGLAPIVGIDVWEHAYYLKYQNRRADYLQAIWNVLNWEVAEEVYKSA
- a CDS encoding glycerol-3-phosphate acyltransferase, with the protein product MTALLLPLAYLVGALPLGYWLARRRGVDLRTASPYALGLESALKRLGFGTLVLSFLLDLLKGYLPLLLGRALGLGLGELLLLGVAIYLGHLYPLLLRDPWPLRAKGAGVLLGVLAGLPLAPALGMVPLALALVLYALTGYASLAALALPLGLFLVLLFGGFALGEALLGLLLFLLALWRYKENLGRILEGTEPKLGEPLPLPSERQVVCAFLIHPLTVEDFWQSPRFRWLRPLVRLGLLRQATMERLAERFRPMKVGEVRGVRTADGREVLCHLISAPLLPHQIKGKPDLAVKRAIQGARLARELGATVVGLGAFWSVVGEKGLRVQEAVPGIEVTNGGAYTAGTVRAAIPRILAHFAQSGKDPKAATAAVVGANGVVAFGIARQIAPYVGRLILVGRDRERLSRAAETLKKNLERKGEAPEILVTTEIGAIREADLVFTATSDPNPVIYPEHVKPGAWIYDEGVPPDVHGSVRQVPGVRVIPGGVVRLPGEARATLDLHFGAPDQVPACLAETMILAAEGAFERKSLGGEVKAENIQFFVDRAEALGFKVVE
- the fumC gene encoding class II fumarate hydratase, which translates into the protein MEYRMERDTMGEVRVPADRYWGAQTQRSLEHFRIGAWRFRMPLEVIRAYGMVKKAAARANLELGELPEEIARAIIQAAEEVIAGKLDDHFPLVVFQTGSGTQTNMNANEVIANRASELLGKPLGSKHVHPNDHVNRGQSSNDTFPTAMYVATALALHRHLYPAVEGLIATLEEKARAFDGIVKVGRTHLMDAVPITLGQEVGSWAAQLRNTLAMVKEAEKGLYNLAIGGTAVGTGLNAHPRFGERVAHYLSEETGLPFRVAENRFAALAAHDELVHLMGALRALAGALMKVGNDIRWLASGPYAGIGEIFIPANEPGSSIMPGKVNPTQVEALTMAVARVLGNDLAVAFAGSQGNFQLNVYKPVMADAALESIKLLGEAVASLDEHLARGIAPNLERIGEHLEKNPMLATALNQAIGYDKAAEIVKKALKERKSLKQAALELGYLTAEEFDRIVVPIRLAKPHEGA
- a CDS encoding COG2426 family protein, whose protein sequence is MVAEIYVLLVAALPVVELRGAIPLGVALGLSPWEAFLLALLGNLLVAPVALILLPWALGVATRVPLLLRIWRALEARVRLRGEERVQRLGALGLFLFVAVPLPGSGAWSGSLLAVVLGLRRRYALLAISLGVVAAGLLILLLTGGAVAGLNYLG
- the ilvN gene encoding acetolactate synthase small subunit; the encoded protein is MRHIISVLVQDRPRVLNRITSLFARRGFNLESLAVGTTHQPGLSRISLVVSGDDRTLEQVEKQLNRLIEVLKVTDHTEPHVERELCLVKVHVAGLEERLAVKDIQEAFRARVVDVAQRSLILELTGDSGKVDSFVEALRPYGILEVMRTGAVAMSRGERVLKVREKREAV
- the rplT gene encoding 50S ribosomal protein L20, with product MPRAKTGVVRRRRHKKILKLAKGYWGLRSKSFRKARETLFAAGNYAYRDRKARKREFRKLWIVRINAACRQHGLNYSSFMHGLKKAGIELDRKALADLAVREPKAFAELVEKARAAQA